From a region of the Mycobacterium sp. SMC-8 genome:
- a CDS encoding nitroreductase family deazaflavin-dependent oxidoreductase, whose product MGIAQWVEQNIGTRLLMLHDKLYKSTGGRIGHRIPLPGVAPSLLLHTVGAKTGKPRTNTLSYFPDGASYYVVASKGGDPKSPGWYHNLKADPDIEINIGPRRLAVTATPVLAGDPDYPRLWKMVNDGNSNRYEGYQKRTSRSIPLVRLTPKS is encoded by the coding sequence ATGGGCATTGCGCAGTGGGTGGAACAGAACATCGGCACTCGGCTGCTGATGCTGCACGACAAGCTGTACAAGAGCACCGGCGGGCGCATCGGCCATCGCATCCCGCTGCCCGGCGTTGCGCCGTCGCTGCTGCTGCACACCGTGGGCGCCAAGACCGGGAAGCCGCGCACCAACACGCTGTCGTACTTCCCCGACGGCGCAAGCTACTACGTCGTCGCCTCCAAAGGCGGTGACCCGAAGTCCCCCGGCTGGTATCACAACCTGAAGGCTGACCCGGATATCGAGATCAACATCGGACCAAGGCGTTTGGCCGTGACCGCCACCCCGGTGCTCGCCGGCGATCCGGACTATCCGCGGCTGTGGAAGATGGTCAACGACGGGAACTCGAACCGCTACGAGGGCTATCAGAAACGGACCTCGCGCAGCATCCCGCTGGTCCGGCTCACACCGAAGAGCTAA
- a CDS encoding LLM class flavin-dependent oxidoreductase: MRLSVLDLVPVRSDQSTSDAIAASTLLAQTADRLGYTRYWVAEHHNMPSVAATSPPVLIAHLAAHTSTVRLGSGGVMLPNHAPLAVAEQFALLEAAHPGRIDLGIGRAPGSDPVTSLALRGAAGRDERDIEAFPEYLDDVAALMSSEGVRVSLPRDLMRDNYILKATPAAVTEPRLWLLGSSMYSARLAAAKGLPYVFAHHFADHGTEEAMQYYRDNFRPSELTPEPVTFLTVNAVVAETRDEAMRLILPNLQMMARLRTGQPLVPIDLVEDAEARDVDPRARAVMDAGLRQAVVGSPADAAGQVHELAEKFGVDEVMVHPVASAYRGVDPATAPARETTLELLAREIF; encoded by the coding sequence ATGCGGCTCTCAGTTCTCGACCTCGTACCCGTGCGCTCGGACCAGAGCACCTCCGACGCGATCGCCGCGTCGACGCTGCTGGCCCAGACCGCCGACCGGCTGGGATACACCCGCTACTGGGTCGCCGAACACCACAACATGCCATCGGTCGCGGCCACCAGCCCTCCGGTGCTGATCGCCCACCTGGCCGCGCACACGTCGACGGTGCGACTGGGTTCCGGCGGCGTGATGCTGCCCAACCACGCGCCGCTGGCGGTCGCCGAACAGTTCGCCCTGTTGGAAGCGGCCCACCCCGGACGCATCGACCTCGGCATCGGACGGGCCCCGGGCTCGGATCCGGTGACGTCGCTGGCGCTGCGCGGGGCGGCCGGCCGCGACGAACGCGACATCGAGGCGTTCCCCGAGTACCTCGACGACGTGGCCGCGCTGATGAGCAGCGAGGGAGTACGGGTGTCGCTGCCGCGCGACCTGATGCGCGACAACTACATCCTCAAGGCCACTCCTGCCGCGGTCACCGAACCGCGGCTGTGGCTACTGGGTTCGTCGATGTACTCCGCGCGTCTGGCCGCCGCCAAGGGCCTGCCGTACGTGTTCGCACACCACTTCGCCGACCACGGCACCGAGGAGGCGATGCAGTACTACCGCGACAACTTCCGGCCCAGCGAGCTGACTCCGGAGCCGGTCACGTTCCTGACGGTCAACGCCGTCGTCGCCGAAACCCGGGACGAGGCCATGCGCTTGATCCTGCCCAACCTGCAGATGATGGCGCGGCTTCGGACAGGGCAGCCGCTGGTGCCGATCGACCTCGTCGAGGACGCCGAAGCCCGGGACGTCGATCCGCGGGCCCGCGCCGTCATGGACGCCGGGCTGCGTCAGGCCGTGGTGGGCTCGCCAGCCGACGCGGCCGGCCAGGTGCACGAGCTGGCTGAGAAGTTCGGCGTCGACGAGGTGATGGTGCATCCGGTGGCGTCGGCGTACCGCGGGGTCGACCCGGCGACCGCGCCGGCGCGCGAGACCACGCTGGAACTGCTGGCCAGGGAGATCTTTTAG